In Lacrimispora indolis DSM 755, a genomic segment contains:
- a CDS encoding NADH peroxidase, giving the protein MKKWVCTVCGYVHEGETAPEFCPVCKAGSEKFKLQDESMSWACEHEIGVAQGSPEDIMMDLRANFEGECTEVGMYLAMSRAAHREGYPEIGLYYEKAAFEEAEHASKFAELLGECVTSSTKKNLELRVAAENGATAGKFDLAKRAKALNLDAIHDTVHEMAKDEARHGKAFKGLLERYFG; this is encoded by the coding sequence ATGAAGAAATGGGTTTGTACTGTATGCGGTTACGTTCACGAAGGGGAGACAGCTCCGGAGTTCTGTCCAGTCTGTAAGGCTGGTTCCGAAAAGTTCAAGTTACAGGATGAAAGCATGTCCTGGGCTTGCGAGCATGAAATCGGCGTTGCACAGGGTTCTCCGGAAGACATTATGATGGATTTAAGGGCGAACTTCGAAGGCGAATGCACCGAAGTAGGCATGTATCTTGCAATGTCAAGAGCTGCTCACAGAGAAGGCTATCCTGAAATCGGCTTATATTATGAAAAGGCTGCTTTCGAGGAGGCTGAACACGCTTCTAAATTTGCAGAGTTATTAGGCGAATGCGTAACCTCCAGCACAAAGAAGAACCTGGAATTAAGGGTTGCTGCTGAGAACGGCGCAACTGCCGGTAAATTCGACCTTGCAAAACGTGCAAAAGCATTGAATTTAGATGCAATTCATGATACCGTACACGAGATGGCAAAGGATGAAGCCCGTCACGGCAAGGCATTTAAGGGCTTATTAGAAAGATACTTTGGTTAA
- the dtd gene encoding D-aminoacyl-tRNA deacylase: MKIVLQRVAHAKVTVDGKQIGAIKNGFLLLLGVSDTDTEAIAEKMVDKVCKLRIFPDENGKTNLSLKDVGGEILVVSQFTLYADCKKGNRPSFAKAGSPQLANSLYEYVVDRLNSQGNRVEHGSFGADMKVELLNDGPFTLVLDSEEIC, from the coding sequence ATGAAGATTGTTTTACAGCGTGTTGCACATGCAAAGGTCACAGTGGATGGGAAGCAGATCGGCGCCATAAAAAACGGTTTTCTGCTCCTTTTGGGAGTGTCTGATACAGATACGGAAGCCATTGCCGAAAAAATGGTTGATAAAGTATGCAAGCTGAGGATCTTTCCCGATGAAAATGGAAAGACCAACCTTTCCCTAAAGGATGTGGGAGGGGAGATTCTGGTGGTCAGCCAGTTCACCCTTTACGCGGACTGTAAGAAAGGCAACCGCCCAAGCTTTGCGAAGGCGGGAAGTCCCCAGCTTGCAAACAGCCTTTATGAATACGTGGTGGATCGGTTAAATTCCCAGGGAAACCGGGTGGAGCATGGAAGCTTTGGAGCAGATATGAAGGTAGAGCTATTAAATGACGGACCGTTTACGCTTGTTCTTGACAGCGAAGAAATCTGTTAA
- a CDS encoding aminopeptidase, which translates to MEKTKGQQLQEELTFKFPHIAKEVPSQREEAEMFCEGYKRFLDNGKTERECVREAVAMLEMQGYRPFDGGKTYKAGDKVYFVNRGKSIIATTFGKAGMEQGLRINGAHIDSPRLDLKPNPVYEKNDLAYFKTHYYGGIRKYQWGTVPLAMHGVVVKKNGEIVEVNIGEKEGDPVFCVTDLLPHLSGEQSERKLRDGLKGEELNVLIGSIPFIDEAELKDPVKLLALKLLNDRYGITEADFLRAEIEMVPAQKASDVGLDRSMIGAYGQDDRVCAYTALMAEIDANMPEFTTLTVLADKEEIGSDGNTGLNSDFVLHYIEDLAAMAHVDVRKVLRNSICLSSDVNAAYDPTFAQVYEERNSCFLNKGCVLTKYTGVRGKAGSNDASAELMAKIIAMMEQEGVYWQIGELGAVDQGGGGTIAKYVAHMNVDVVDLGVPILSMHSPFELSAKLDVYNTYKAFRAFYK; encoded by the coding sequence ATGGAAAAGACAAAAGGACAACAATTACAGGAGGAGCTGACATTTAAATTTCCCCATATTGCAAAGGAAGTGCCAAGCCAGCGTGAGGAAGCGGAGATGTTCTGCGAGGGTTATAAGCGTTTCCTGGATAACGGAAAAACCGAACGGGAATGTGTCAGAGAGGCTGTGGCAATGCTTGAGATGCAGGGATACCGTCCCTTTGACGGAGGAAAGACATATAAGGCAGGAGATAAGGTTTACTTTGTGAACCGGGGCAAGTCCATCATCGCAACCACCTTCGGCAAAGCGGGAATGGAGCAGGGGCTTCGCATCAACGGTGCTCACATCGATTCTCCAAGGCTTGACTTAAAGCCCAACCCTGTTTATGAAAAGAATGACCTGGCCTATTTTAAGACCCATTATTACGGCGGCATCCGGAAATACCAGTGGGGAACCGTTCCTCTGGCAATGCACGGAGTTGTGGTAAAGAAAAACGGTGAGATCGTGGAAGTAAACATCGGGGAAAAGGAAGGCGATCCCGTGTTCTGTGTGACGGATTTACTTCCCCATTTGTCAGGAGAACAGAGTGAAAGAAAATTAAGGGATGGGTTAAAAGGAGAGGAGCTGAATGTACTCATTGGTTCCATTCCATTTATTGACGAAGCAGAGCTTAAGGACCCTGTGAAGCTTCTGGCCTTAAAGCTCCTCAATGACCGCTACGGGATCACGGAAGCGGACTTTTTGCGGGCGGAAATCGAAATGGTGCCTGCCCAGAAGGCCAGTGACGTAGGGCTGGACCGCAGTATGATCGGCGCTTACGGACAGGATGACAGGGTATGTGCCTATACGGCCCTGATGGCGGAGATCGATGCCAACATGCCTGAATTTACGACTCTCACCGTTCTTGCAGATAAAGAGGAGATCGGTTCCGACGGAAATACCGGCTTAAATTCCGACTTTGTGCTTCACTATATTGAAGATCTGGCTGCCATGGCCCATGTTGATGTGAGAAAGGTGCTTAGAAATTCCATCTGTTTGTCCTCAGATGTCAATGCGGCCTATGATCCCACCTTTGCCCAGGTATACGAGGAGCGCAATTCCTGTTTCTTAAACAAGGGCTGCGTTCTGACCAAGTACACCGGCGTCCGTGGAAAAGCCGGCTCCAACGATGCCAGCGCCGAGCTGATGGCAAAGATCATCGCAATGATGGAGCAGGAAGGCGTTTACTGGCAGATCGGAGAGCTGGGGGCTGTGGATCAGGGCGGCGGCGGCACCATTGCCAAATATGTTGCACATATGAATGTGGATGTGGTGGATTTAGGAGTTCCCATTCTTTCCATGCATTCTCCCTTCGAGCTTTCTGCCAAGCTTGATGTATACAATACATACAAGGCTTTCCGGGCATTTTATAAATAA
- the rbr gene encoding rubrerythrin → MSKYAGTKTEQNLKDAFAGESMARNKYTYYASAAKKAGYEQMASLYLETADQEKEHAKMWFKELHGIGSMEENLADAAAGENYEWTDMYKRMAEDARAEGFQELALKFEFVGKVEAAHEKRYLKLLDSLKNDKTFKGDAPLGWKCRNCGYIHEGPEAPEVCPTCAHPKAYFERKVENY, encoded by the coding sequence ATGTCCAAATATGCGGGAACAAAAACAGAACAGAACTTAAAAGACGCTTTTGCAGGCGAGTCCATGGCAAGAAACAAATATACATATTATGCCTCAGCCGCAAAAAAAGCCGGCTACGAGCAAATGGCTTCCCTATACTTAGAAACTGCCGACCAGGAAAAAGAGCATGCTAAGATGTGGTTTAAGGAATTACATGGAATTGGTTCCATGGAAGAAAACTTAGCGGATGCCGCTGCCGGTGAAAATTACGAGTGGACCGATATGTATAAGAGAATGGCTGAAGACGCCAGAGCAGAAGGCTTTCAGGAACTGGCTCTTAAATTTGAATTCGTTGGAAAAGTAGAAGCTGCTCATGAAAAACGTTACTTAAAGCTCCTTGACAGCTTAAAGAACGATAAGACCTTTAAGGGCGATGCCCCTCTTGGCTGGAAGTGCCGTAACTGCGGTTATATCCACGAAGGACCGGAGGCTCCGGAAGTCTGTCCGACCTGCGCTCATCCAAAGGCTTATTTTGAAAGAAAAGTAGAAAATTATTAA
- a CDS encoding LytR/AlgR family response regulator transcription factor, which produces MIKIAIVEDETEYVETLKSYLTRFEADYSVSFQIQAFTDGLDIVSDYTASYDIILLDIQMKYLDGMKTAQKIRELDEDVIFIFITSSAQFAVEGYTVDALGYILKPVPYLSFSQILNKAVRRILKRQAIHYINIDTDGGIMRLGIDSVYYIESQLHHVLIHTDKGNFVASGPMKRMEEALKTFGFAKCHNAYLVNLKHVTGCLPGDVLLLSGEQIPISRGRKKSFMECLADYMGG; this is translated from the coding sequence ATGATTAAAATCGCTATTGTGGAAGATGAGACGGAATATGTGGAAACGCTGAAAAGCTACCTTACCCGGTTTGAAGCAGACTATTCCGTCAGCTTTCAGATTCAGGCTTTTACCGATGGCCTTGATATTGTATCGGATTATACCGCCAGCTACGATATCATACTATTGGACATTCAGATGAAATATTTAGACGGCATGAAAACGGCGCAAAAGATCAGGGAGCTGGATGAGGATGTGATCTTCATCTTTATCACCTCCTCCGCCCAGTTCGCTGTAGAGGGATACACGGTAGATGCCCTTGGCTATATATTAAAGCCGGTCCCTTATCTTTCCTTTTCCCAGATATTAAACAAAGCCGTCCGCAGGATACTGAAAAGACAGGCAATACATTATATAAATATCGACACGGATGGAGGCATTATGCGTCTCGGCATTGACTCCGTTTATTACATTGAAAGCCAGCTTCACCATGTCCTCATCCACACGGATAAAGGGAACTTTGTGGCTTCCGGGCCTATGAAACGGATGGAAGAGGCTTTAAAGACCTTTGGCTTTGCCAAGTGCCACAATGCTTATCTGGTCAATTTAAAACATGTGACCGGCTGCCTGCCGGGTGATGTACTGCTCCTCTCCGGTGAGCAGATTCCTATAAGCAGGGGCCGGAAAAAGTCATTTATGGAATGCCTGGCTGATTATATGGGAGGATAA
- a CDS encoding phosphatase, which yields MNDIMDLHTHTVASGHAYNTLYEMAKSASEKGLALMGSTDHAPKMPGTCHEFYFINFKVIPRNICGVNILMGVELNILDYTGRVDLRKGLLEKMDYSIASLHEPCYKSGTSAENTRAYIGAIENPLIHIIGHPDDSRFPVDYDTLVSAAAENHTLLELNSSSLHPLSARINAAENYRIMLELCKRYHASVIIDSDAHIEADVGNHTRAWELINEMNFPEELIVNSSFEKLLPYIPKLEAYL from the coding sequence ATGAACGACATTATGGACCTGCATACCCACACCGTAGCCAGCGGACATGCATACAACACTTTATATGAAATGGCCAAATCTGCCTCTGAAAAGGGCCTCGCCCTCATGGGCTCTACGGATCATGCACCAAAGATGCCAGGGACATGCCACGAGTTTTATTTTATAAATTTCAAAGTGATTCCACGTAATATCTGCGGGGTGAACATCCTCATGGGTGTTGAGCTTAATATTTTAGATTACACAGGCCGGGTGGATTTAAGAAAAGGCCTTCTGGAAAAAATGGACTACTCCATCGCAAGCCTCCATGAGCCATGCTATAAAAGCGGGACTTCCGCTGAGAATACAAGAGCTTACATCGGGGCCATTGAAAATCCCCTGATCCACATCATCGGTCACCCTGATGACAGCCGTTTTCCCGTGGATTATGATACCCTTGTTTCTGCCGCCGCAGAAAACCATACCCTTTTGGAGCTTAATTCCAGCTCCCTTCACCCATTAAGCGCAAGAATCAATGCTGCAGAAAATTACCGGATCATGCTGGAATTGTGCAAACGCTACCATGCTTCCGTCATCATTGACAGCGATGCCCACATAGAAGCTGATGTGGGAAACCACACAAGAGCCTGGGAGCTTATCAATGAAATGAATTTCCCGGAAGAGCTTATCGTAAACAGCTCCTTTGAAAAGCTCCTTCCCTATATTCCAAAGCTGGAGGCTTATTTATGA
- a CDS encoding glycerophosphodiester phosphodiesterase — protein MSTLTKDTWKIIKFNQKNAFVFELLFRLVTTTLYLLLLNKGLLFTLRMAGYSYLTAANIGYFLVKPWTILLIVVMAAVGILILTLETGCLLTLFEGAFYSRKLKPWQILTGGFFKLALEIRRKNWRLGLLVLADYGLVNLYLIYQMLTHVKPLNFVISEILKKPVGRVSLVLLLLFLLAVVIPGVYTFHACMVEQKNFRDGYFKSLWLLRRRFLKVAVLLAFYYAAAVAGLWLVYAFCVLIAAVGVTLFTDNSLALAILPAACDRIELVLIFLTSMLLTMGNYGALSVQYFSFTSRLVKKRRIMDYHGSKYGDRRLAALFIGAAAVFSLSSLFGVVRNGSAITADMLSMIQITAHRGSSREAPENTMAAMTKAVDDLADFVEIDVQETKDGVVVLGHDASLKRVSGINRPISFYTFEELQQLDVGKWFSPDYEGEKIPSLEEVMEYCKGRVSINIEIKDLGIGSMLPDKVVELIQKHQMREQCVVTSVRFSYLSRIKELDPEIRTGYIISAAYGDYYSSDMIDFISLRSSFVSERLVEAAHERGKAVHAWTVNSKSEMERMKMLGVDNIITDYPVLAREIVYRQAATESLLEYLRLVLK, from the coding sequence ATGAGCACATTAACAAAAGACACTTGGAAGATCATAAAGTTCAATCAAAAGAATGCGTTTGTTTTTGAGCTGCTGTTTCGTCTGGTCACCACGACCCTGTACTTACTGCTCTTAAACAAAGGCCTTTTATTTACGTTGAGAATGGCCGGATACAGCTATTTAACTGCCGCCAACATCGGTTATTTCCTGGTAAAGCCCTGGACGATTCTTTTGATCGTAGTGATGGCGGCTGTGGGGATCCTGATCCTTACGCTGGAGACCGGCTGCCTTCTGACCTTATTTGAAGGGGCATTCTACTCCAGAAAGCTGAAGCCGTGGCAAATTCTGACGGGGGGCTTTTTTAAGCTGGCCCTTGAGATCCGCAGAAAGAACTGGCGGCTGGGGCTTCTGGTTCTGGCTGATTACGGGCTTGTGAACTTATATCTCATATACCAGATGCTGACCCATGTAAAACCGCTTAATTTTGTCATATCAGAGATCTTGAAAAAGCCTGTGGGAAGGGTATCTTTGGTGCTCCTTCTGCTGTTTCTTCTTGCAGTGGTCATTCCGGGAGTCTATACCTTCCACGCCTGCATGGTGGAACAGAAAAATTTCCGGGATGGGTATTTTAAAAGCCTGTGGCTTTTAAGGCGCCGGTTTTTAAAGGTAGCAGTTCTTCTGGCCTTCTATTATGCGGCAGCAGTGGCGGGACTTTGGCTGGTCTATGCATTCTGTGTGCTGATCGCTGCCGTGGGAGTGACCCTGTTTACCGACAACAGCCTGGCCCTTGCAATCCTTCCGGCGGCATGTGACCGGATCGAGCTGGTGTTGATTTTTTTGACCAGCATGTTGCTGACCATGGGAAACTACGGGGCTTTAAGCGTCCAGTATTTCAGCTTCACCAGCAGACTTGTAAAAAAACGCAGAATCATGGATTATCATGGGAGTAAGTATGGAGACAGGAGGCTGGCGGCCCTGTTCATAGGAGCAGCTGCGGTATTCAGCCTGTCTTCTCTTTTCGGAGTGGTGCGCAACGGTTCCGCGATCACGGCCGACATGCTCAGCATGATTCAGATCACCGCCCACCGGGGCAGCTCCAGGGAGGCCCCTGAAAACACCATGGCAGCCATGACAAAAGCTGTTGACGATCTGGCTGATTTTGTGGAGATCGATGTCCAGGAGACAAAGGATGGCGTGGTGGTCCTGGGGCATGATGCCAGTTTAAAAAGGGTATCAGGGATAAACCGCCCCATAAGCTTTTACACCTTTGAAGAATTGCAGCAGCTGGATGTGGGAAAGTGGTTTTCCCCTGATTACGAGGGAGAGAAGATCCCGTCTTTAGAGGAGGTCATGGAATACTGCAAAGGGCGGGTCAGCATAAATATTGAAATCAAGGACTTGGGAATCGGCAGCATGCTGCCGGATAAGGTAGTGGAATTGATTCAAAAACACCAGATGAGGGAACAGTGCGTGGTGACCTCTGTCCGGTTTTCCTATTTATCCAGGATCAAGGAGCTGGACCCTGAGATCCGCACCGGATATATTATTTCAGCCGCATACGGGGATTATTATTCCAGCGATATGATCGACTTCATCAGCCTCCGTTCCAGCTTTGTAAGCGAAAGACTGGTAGAAGCTGCCCATGAAAGGGGAAAAGCGGTTCATGCATGGACTGTGAACAGCAAAAGCGAGATGGAACGGATGAAAATGCTTGGGGTGGATAATATCATAACGGATTACCCGGTGCTCGCCAGAGAGATCGTATACCGGCAGGCGGCTACCGAAAGCCTTTTGGAATACTTAAGACTGGTATTAAAATAG
- a CDS encoding ATP-binding protein → MDFGELMNTPRPFTALAEWCACIIYILMLRRRLKGPGLAVSFAAMLGLFFLLHLIAGTLPLYLWFPGMITAILLMYFSIYASCRISPYDAGFLCVRAFVLAEFTASFQWQLYVWWALSSGRVSQTLSVLIMAVSYGCIYTGYYFLEKDHISKDEGMEVERKEFLSAVSIAMGAFLISNISFVMPNTPFSSATSSLLYVRTLVDFGGLLMLFAQQNRRKELRVRSENHAMNVVLQRQYDQYRMAIDNMELLRREFHDLKHYMIAIRAEKDPEKREQYLSEMEKAILTQESLANTGNQVLDVVLTTKSTYCAQNHITFTFMADGKLISFLHVKDICSIFGNALDNAIECVSQFEDPEKRLITLSIYKRNRFLMIQCENYSENRLAMTPNSLPPTTKGNKLYHGYGLKSIQAAAQKYGGSMTISSKDNWFCLQILIPIQEEGTAGH, encoded by the coding sequence ATGGACTTTGGCGAACTGATGAATACACCCCGTCCTTTTACCGCACTGGCCGAATGGTGCGCCTGCATCATCTACATCCTTATGCTTCGCAGAAGGCTTAAAGGACCGGGGCTTGCCGTTTCTTTTGCGGCCATGCTGGGCCTGTTTTTCCTTCTCCATTTGATTGCAGGCACATTGCCGCTGTATTTGTGGTTTCCAGGGATGATCACTGCCATCCTGCTGATGTATTTCTCTATTTATGCCTCCTGCCGGATCTCTCCCTATGATGCGGGATTCCTCTGTGTCCGCGCCTTTGTTTTGGCGGAGTTTACGGCCTCCTTTCAGTGGCAGCTGTATGTATGGTGGGCTCTCAGCTCCGGAAGGGTAAGCCAGACACTTTCTGTTCTGATCATGGCGGTTTCCTATGGATGCATTTATACCGGATATTATTTTCTGGAAAAAGATCACATTTCAAAGGATGAAGGCATGGAGGTAGAAAGGAAGGAGTTTCTCAGTGCTGTTTCCATTGCTATGGGGGCTTTTCTGATCAGCAATATCAGCTTTGTTATGCCAAATACACCGTTTTCCAGTGCCACCAGCTCTCTTCTCTATGTAAGGACCCTGGTGGATTTCGGAGGACTTTTGATGCTCTTTGCCCAGCAGAACAGGAGAAAGGAACTGCGGGTCCGCAGCGAAAACCATGCAATGAACGTGGTTTTGCAGAGACAATACGACCAGTACCGTATGGCTATTGACAATATGGAGCTGTTAAGGCGGGAATTCCATGACTTAAAGCACTATATGATCGCCATACGGGCGGAAAAGGATCCTGAAAAAAGGGAACAATACTTATCGGAAATGGAAAAGGCCATTCTCACCCAGGAATCCCTGGCTAACACAGGAAACCAGGTATTAGATGTGGTGCTGACCACCAAAAGCACCTACTGTGCCCAGAATCATATTACCTTTACCTTTATGGCCGATGGAAAACTGATCTCTTTTCTCCATGTAAAAGACATCTGCTCCATCTTCGGAAATGCCCTGGATAATGCCATTGAATGCGTTTCTCAGTTTGAAGATCCTGAAAAAAGGCTGATCACCCTTTCCATATACAAACGAAACCGTTTCTTAATGATCCAGTGTGAAAATTATTCGGAAAACCGGCTTGCCATGACTCCCAACAGCCTTCCGCCTACCACAAAGGGAAATAAGCTGTATCATGGATACGGTTTAAAGAGCATTCAGGCCGCAGCTCAGAAATACGGCGGTTCCATGACCATTTCTTCTAAGGATAACTGGTTCTGCCTTC
- a CDS encoding S1 RNA-binding domain-containing protein yields MSEEMKAADGKEEVVETMETYAAELEASFKKVREGDVLTGTVISVNEDMVTLDLKYYAEGIIDKENLSNDPEFDLLREIHPGDEITAMVVSADDGEGNIVLSKKLANDQLAWEKLGSMLNDRTIVKVKIAEIVKGGAVAYLEGIRGFIPASKLAGEYVEDLEEYNGKTIDVTVITADEENKKLVLSGKEPALMKQKEETGRKIAKCQVGSIMEGTVDSLKDYGAFINLENGLTGLLHISQISSQRIKHPGVVLKEGQTVKVKILSIADNKISLSMKAVQEEEEASQEVFDYKEEGSAFTGLSALLKGLKF; encoded by the coding sequence ATGAGCGAAGAGATGAAGGCAGCGGACGGAAAAGAAGAAGTAGTGGAAACCATGGAGACTTACGCCGCAGAGCTGGAAGCGTCCTTTAAAAAAGTAAGAGAGGGAGATGTTCTTACCGGGACCGTTATCAGTGTAAATGAGGACATGGTTACCCTGGACTTAAAATATTATGCGGAAGGGATCATAGATAAGGAAAATTTAAGCAATGATCCGGAATTCGACTTATTAAGGGAGATCCACCCCGGTGATGAGATCACGGCTATGGTCGTAAGCGCAGATGACGGGGAAGGGAATATTGTTCTTTCCAAAAAGTTAGCCAATGACCAGCTGGCATGGGAAAAGCTTGGTTCCATGTTAAATGACCGCACCATTGTCAAGGTGAAAATCGCCGAGATCGTAAAGGGCGGAGCGGTCGCCTATCTGGAAGGGATACGGGGATTTATCCCGGCTTCCAAGCTTGCAGGGGAATATGTGGAGGACTTAGAGGAATATAATGGAAAAACAATTGATGTCACGGTCATCACCGCTGATGAGGAAAATAAGAAGCTGGTGCTTTCAGGCAAAGAGCCTGCCCTTATGAAGCAGAAGGAAGAAACCGGCAGAAAGATCGCAAAATGCCAGGTTGGGTCTATCATGGAAGGAACGGTGGACAGCTTAAAGGACTACGGTGCATTTATTAACTTGGAAAACGGTCTTACCGGACTTCTTCATATTTCACAGATCAGCAGCCAGAGGATCAAGCATCCAGGTGTCGTGTTAAAGGAGGGACAGACGGTTAAGGTCAAGATCCTGTCCATTGCTGATAATAAGATAAGCTTAAGCATGAAGGCTGTTCAGGAGGAGGAAGAAGCCAGCCAGGAGGTCTTTGATTACAAGGAGGAAGGTTCCGCATTTACAGGGCTGTCAGCCCTCTTAAAGGGACTGAAATTTTAG
- a CDS encoding GTP pyrophosphokinase yields the protein MNIPKSFNQVDQWKSVMFLYDSALKEISTKIEILNNEFVHIYNYNPIEHIKSRLKTPDSIVKKLKRYGYDVTIDNMVEKLNDIAGIRIICSFTSDIYQIAEMITKQSDVTVLYVKDYIKYPKPNGYKSYHMVVTIPIYLTDGPVDTKVEIQIRTIAMDFWASLEHKIYYKFEGNAPAYLQQELKACADVVNMLDGRMFSLNQAILELSEAQQRETAGEDRMDEED from the coding sequence ATGAATATTCCCAAATCATTTAACCAGGTCGATCAATGGAAATCTGTGATGTTTTTGTATGACTCGGCATTAAAGGAAATCAGTACGAAAATTGAGATACTTAATAATGAGTTTGTGCATATCTACAATTACAACCCCATTGAACATATCAAGTCAAGGCTTAAGACCCCGGACAGCATCGTAAAAAAGCTGAAGCGGTACGGCTATGACGTGACGATCGACAATATGGTGGAAAAGTTAAATGATATTGCAGGGATACGGATTATCTGTTCTTTTACATCGGATATCTACCAGATTGCGGAGATGATAACAAAGCAAAGCGATGTTACGGTTCTTTATGTAAAGGATTATATTAAGTATCCAAAGCCAAATGGCTATAAAAGCTATCATATGGTAGTGACCATTCCCATTTATCTGACGGATGGGCCGGTGGACACGAAAGTAGAAATTCAGATCAGGACGATTGCAATGGATTTCTGGGCAAGCCTGGAGCATAAGATATATTATAAGTTTGAAGGCAATGCCCCGGCATATTTACAGCAGGAACTGAAGGCCTGTGCAGATGTGGTGAATATGCTGGATGGAAGGATGTTTTCCTTAAACCAGGCAATTCTGGAACTGAGTGAGGCGCAGCAGAGGGAGACAGCAGGAGAGGACAGGATGGATGAGGAAGATTAG
- a CDS encoding Fur family transcriptional regulator, translating to MKTLKYSRQRESIKACLMTRHDHPTADALYTLIREEYPNISLGTVYRNLNLLVELGEIKKLTCGDGADRFDADTSPHYHFVCKKCGKVYDLPMEHLGDINQMAQEHVDGTVDSHTIYFYGTCKDCSENNYR from the coding sequence ATGAAAACATTAAAGTATAGCCGTCAACGGGAATCCATTAAGGCCTGTCTAATGACAAGGCACGACCATCCCACCGCCGATGCCCTATACACATTGATCCGTGAAGAATATCCCAACATCAGCCTTGGAACTGTCTACCGCAACTTAAACCTTTTGGTTGAGCTGGGTGAGATCAAAAAGCTGACATGCGGAGATGGTGCAGATCGTTTTGATGCGGACACCTCACCCCACTATCATTTTGTATGTAAAAAGTGCGGGAAGGTCTATGATCTGCCCATGGAGCATTTGGGAGACATCAACCAGATGGCTCAGGAGCATGTGGACGGCACAGTAGACAGTCACACGATTTATTTCTACGGCACCTGCAAGGACTGTTCTGAAAATAATTATCGATAA
- a CDS encoding LysR family transcriptional regulator: protein MINFLNLEYFLAVAEELNITRAAKRLYISQQSLSSHISNLEKEFDVQLFNRTMPLTLTYAGRALKVRAKQMLDLKDETYRELADIKDFTTGQLSIGISHTRGRFLLPAILPAYKEKFPNIEIHLVEGNSSELSTALIHGNIDLMIDLLPFKAEHVETVPICEEEILLVVPDQILDRYFPGKQEEMIKVLEENADVQLLKDCPYLLINKGNRVRTIADEIFEEAQLTPSILLETENIETVLALAAKGMGITFYPKMFMSGSGNTGNDIMKKAGLHYFSLNYRRSHGVLAFGSHKGRYLSRATEEFIRIARENI from the coding sequence ATGATCAACTTCCTGAACCTGGAATATTTTCTGGCGGTTGCGGAGGAACTTAATATCACCCGCGCTGCCAAACGGCTGTACATCTCCCAGCAGTCCTTAAGCAGTCACATTTCCAATCTGGAAAAGGAGTTTGATGTCCAGCTTTTTAACCGCACCATGCCCCTTACCCTGACCTATGCAGGGCGGGCTTTAAAGGTCCGGGCCAAGCAGATGCTGGACTTAAAGGATGAGACCTACCGGGAGCTGGCCGATATCAAGGACTTTACCACCGGACAGCTTTCCATCGGCATTTCCCACACAAGGGGACGTTTTCTTCTCCCTGCCATTCTACCTGCTTACAAGGAAAAGTTTCCAAACATAGAGATCCATCTGGTAGAGGGGAATTCTTCCGAGTTAAGCACTGCCCTGATCCACGGGAACATCGATTTAATGATCGACCTCCTTCCTTTTAAAGCGGAACATGTGGAAACCGTCCCCATTTGTGAGGAAGAGATCCTTCTCGTGGTTCCTGATCAGATCCTGGACCGGTATTTCCCGGGAAAACAGGAAGAGATGATCAAGGTGCTGGAGGAAAATGCGGACGTGCAGCTTTTAAAGGACTGTCCCTACCTTCTCATCAATAAAGGCAACAGGGTGCGGACCATTGCCGATGAAATTTTTGAGGAAGCACAGCTCACCCCTTCTATCCTCCTGGAGACAGAGAATATTGAAACGGTCCTCGCCCTTGCAGCCAAAGGTATGGGGATCACCTTTTATCCCAAAATGTTCATGTCCGGAAGCGGAAACACCGGCAATGACATTATGAAAAAGGCCGGTCTTCATTACTTCTCCTTAAATTACAGGCGCAGCCACGGCGTTCTGGCATTCGGCAGCCACAAGGGCAGATATCTATCCCGGGCTACGGAAGAATTCATACGGATCGCACGGGAGAACATATAG